From Cinclus cinclus chromosome 2, bCinCin1.1, whole genome shotgun sequence, one genomic window encodes:
- the CLIC6 gene encoding chloride intracellular channel protein 6, protein MSKKPSIELFVKAGSDGESIGNCPFSQRLFMILWLKGVIFNVTTVDLKRKPADLQNLAPGTNPPFMTFDGEVKTDVNKIEEFLEEKLAPPRYPKLAPKHPESNSAGNDVFAKFSAFIKNPRKDANENLEKSLLKALKKLDNYLNSPLPDEIDAYSTEEITVSSRKFLDGDELTLADCNLLPKLHIIKVVAKKYRNFHFPPEMTGISRYLKNAYARDEFTNTCPADQEIEYAYLDVAKRMK, encoded by the exons ATgtcaaaaaaaccct CCATCGAGCTCTTTGTGAAG GCTGGCAGTGATGGGGAAAGTATTGGGAACTGCCCGTTCTCTCAGCGCCTCTTTATGATCCTGTGGCTCAAAGGTGTCATATTTAATGTCACAACCGTGGATCTGAAAAG aaaaccTGCAGACCTGCAGAACCTGGCCCCGGGCACCAACCCCCCGTTCATGACCTTTGATGGGGAAGTGAAAACCGATGTCAACAAGATCGAGGAATTCTTGGAGGAAAAGCTGGCGCCGCCCCG GTATCCCAAGCTTGCACCGAAGCACCCTGAGTCAAACTCTGCAGGAAATGACGTCTTTGCAAAATTCTCTGCATTTATAAAGAACCCGAGAAAAGATGCAAATGAAA ATTTGGAAAAATCTTTGCTTAAAGCCCTGAAGAAGCTGGACAACTATTTAAATAGCCCCCTGCCTGATGAAATCGATGCTTACAGCACGGAGGAGATCACTGTTTCCAGCCGGAAATTCCTGGATGGAGATGAACTCACTTTAGCAGATTGCAACCTCCTACCAAAGCTCCACATAATCAAg GTTGTTGCAAAAAAATACCGAAATTTTCATTTCCCACCTGAAATGACAGGGATTTCAAGATACTTGAAAAATGCATATGCAAGAGATGAATTTACAAACACGTGCCCTGCTGACCAGGAGATTGAATATGCATATTTGGATGTGGCAAAGAGAATGAAGTAG